A single region of the Bacillus cereus genome encodes:
- a CDS encoding NAD(P)-dependent alcohol dehydrogenase, whose product MKAIICTKYGPPNVLKLQDVKKPTPKKNEVLVKIHATSVTTGDCRMRSFSSPLLFWIPMRIILGFRTPRRPILGVELSGEIEEIGTDVTQFKKGDPVFALTGLNVGGYAEYTCVHESGLIALKPLNLTYEEAAVIPFGGTSALHFLRKGHIKKGQQVLIYGASGSVGTAAVQLAKYFGATVTAVCSNSNFELVQSLGANHVIDYTKEDFTKRDERYDIIFDAVGKIKKSHCKSALTANGKYVSVNGTMAKVSKEDMLLLKMLTEEEKLKPVIDKTYPLEEISEAHTYVETGHKKGNVSITLK is encoded by the coding sequence ATGAAAGCAATTATTTGCACAAAATACGGGCCACCTAACGTTCTCAAGCTTCAAGACGTAAAGAAACCTACTCCTAAAAAGAATGAAGTATTAGTTAAGATTCACGCAACAAGTGTAACTACTGGAGATTGTAGAATGCGGAGCTTTTCTAGCCCCCTATTATTTTGGATTCCTATGCGAATTATATTAGGTTTCAGAACACCGAGAAGGCCTATACTCGGTGTAGAATTATCTGGTGAAATTGAAGAAATAGGAACGGATGTAACTCAATTTAAAAAAGGAGACCCAGTCTTTGCATTAACAGGACTGAACGTTGGTGGTTATGCTGAATACACATGTGTGCATGAAAGCGGATTGATAGCATTAAAGCCCCTCAATTTAACATATGAAGAAGCTGCTGTTATTCCTTTTGGTGGCACTTCAGCATTACATTTTTTGAGAAAAGGACACATAAAAAAAGGACAGCAAGTACTTATATATGGCGCTTCCGGATCAGTAGGTACCGCTGCTGTGCAACTTGCTAAATATTTCGGTGCGACTGTTACAGCTGTTTGTAGCAATTCAAATTTTGAGTTAGTACAATCTTTAGGAGCTAATCACGTAATTGATTATACGAAAGAAGATTTTACAAAGCGAGATGAACGCTACGATATTATATTCGATGCAGTTGGAAAAATTAAAAAATCCCATTGCAAGAGTGCATTAACAGCTAACGGTAAATACGTGTCAGTCAACGGAACGATGGCAAAAGTAAGCAAAGAAGATATGCTTCTACTAAAAATGCTAACGGAAGAAGAAAAATTAAAACCAGTTATTGATAAAACTTACCCGCTAGAAGAAATTTCAGAGGCTCATACGTACGTAGAGACCGGACATAAAAAAGGGAATGTTTCCATTACCTTAAAATAA
- a CDS encoding FAD-binding oxidoreductase, which produces MKKRKIAVVIVAYTVLLATSIYTYKEQLDHPIMSDVGKLLPTKIKRVENAEDENSFKKLVQDANASGEKISIAGMQHSQGGQTYYPNGTMLDMKGYNEILEFDPEKKRIRVQSGVTWNDIQKKINPYGLAVQVMQSQNIFTVGGSLSVNVHGRDIRHEALIDTVESFRLLMADGTVRNVSREENVDLLPYVIGGYGLFGVILDVTLKLTNDELYETHTRVLDYKEYSSYFKEKVKKAENIRMHLARISVAPKSFLKEMYVTDYVLAEDQQKLGEYSELKEENIIAAPKFLLGLSRYSDWGKNAFWDIQRSYFERTDGKYETRNNVMRSDSAFMEYDNPNLTEVLQEYFVPIDSFAEYIDDLRSVLNEEELNLLNITIRYVEKNENAVLSYAKDDMFALVFLINQGRSEDEIKKTKVVIQKMIDVTLKHNGSYYLPYYSYPEKEQLKEAYPRIEEFLQKKKEVDPEERFVNLFYKEYSK; this is translated from the coding sequence TTGAAAAAAAGAAAGATAGCAGTTGTTATTGTAGCGTATACAGTGTTGCTCGCGACATCTATATATACATACAAAGAGCAACTGGATCATCCTATTATGAGTGATGTAGGAAAGTTACTTCCAACGAAAATTAAACGTGTTGAAAATGCTGAGGATGAAAATTCATTTAAAAAATTAGTGCAAGATGCAAATGCTTCTGGAGAGAAGATTTCTATTGCAGGTATGCAACATAGCCAAGGCGGACAGACGTATTATCCGAACGGCACGATGCTTGATATGAAGGGCTATAATGAAATATTAGAGTTTGATCCGGAGAAAAAGAGGATTAGGGTACAAAGCGGTGTCACATGGAATGACATTCAAAAGAAAATCAATCCATATGGTCTTGCAGTTCAAGTGATGCAATCTCAAAATATTTTTACTGTTGGTGGTTCATTAAGTGTAAATGTACATGGGCGTGATATTCGTCATGAAGCATTGATTGATACAGTAGAGTCGTTCAGATTGTTAATGGCAGATGGTACGGTACGTAATGTAAGTAGAGAAGAAAATGTGGACTTGCTTCCGTATGTAATTGGGGGATACGGATTGTTTGGTGTAATTTTAGATGTGACGCTAAAGTTAACTAATGATGAATTATATGAAACGCATACGAGGGTACTAGACTATAAGGAATATTCTTCGTATTTTAAGGAGAAGGTGAAGAAGGCTGAGAATATACGTATGCATTTAGCGCGTATTTCTGTTGCACCAAAGTCGTTCTTGAAAGAAATGTATGTGACGGATTATGTATTGGCAGAAGATCAGCAGAAGCTGGGAGAATACAGCGAATTAAAGGAAGAAAATATTATAGCCGCACCGAAGTTTTTGCTTGGATTATCGCGTTATAGTGATTGGGGAAAGAATGCATTTTGGGATATACAAAGAAGTTATTTTGAACGTACAGATGGTAAGTATGAAACTCGAAATAATGTAATGAGATCTGATAGTGCTTTTATGGAATATGATAATCCGAACTTGACCGAAGTTTTACAAGAGTACTTTGTACCAATAGATAGTTTTGCAGAGTATATAGATGATTTACGAAGTGTTTTAAATGAAGAGGAATTAAATCTTCTTAACATTACAATCCGCTATGTAGAAAAGAATGAGAATGCGGTGCTATCTTATGCGAAAGATGATATGTTTGCGCTTGTATTTTTAATTAATCAAGGGCGTTCTGAGGATGAAATAAAGAAAACAAAAGTGGTCATTCAGAAGATGATTGATGTTACTTTAAAGCATAATGGAAGTTATTATTTACCGTATTATTCTTATCCGGAAAAGGAGCAACTAAAGGAAGCATATCCTCGTATAGAAGAATTCCTTCAGAAGAAGAAGGAAGTAGACCCAGAGGAACGATTTGTGAATTTATTTTATAAGGAGTATAGCAAATGA
- a CDS encoding MFS transporter, with amino-acid sequence MTYRRFVASQSIIMMAGSMVFPFYILLLRNVGNSFSQFGWAYGLFALTSALVYPLVGRISDRVGDRKLLIIYAWSMAILMLCFPIATEVWHVYILQILMGILGAVQRNTEKTSLARKVAHKEAGYEIGKYHVWTSIGGGVAIIATGYLVDFFTIGTIFYIASVLYVVSGFVLSRSDK; translated from the coding sequence ATGACATATAGAAGATTTGTAGCGTCACAAAGCATAATCATGATGGCGGGAAGTATGGTATTTCCTTTTTACATTCTATTGCTTCGAAATGTTGGGAATAGCTTCTCGCAATTTGGCTGGGCGTACGGTTTATTTGCCTTAACTTCAGCTCTAGTATATCCGTTAGTTGGAAGAATCTCTGATAGAGTAGGTGATAGAAAGTTATTAATTATATACGCTTGGTCCATGGCTATATTAATGCTTTGTTTTCCTATTGCAACAGAGGTTTGGCACGTATACATTCTCCAAATTTTAATGGGTATTTTAGGTGCTGTGCAGCGCAATACGGAGAAGACATCATTAGCACGAAAGGTAGCGCATAAGGAAGCTGGTTACGAAATTGGGAAATACCATGTATGGACATCGATTGGTGGCGGGGTAGCTATAATTGCAACTGGTTACTTAGTGGATTTCTTTACGATAGGGACTATCTTTTATATTGCTTCAGTTTTATATGTAGTGAGTGGATTTGTACTAAGTCGCAGTGATAAGTAA